In Pararge aegeria chromosome 5, ilParAegt1.1, whole genome shotgun sequence, one DNA window encodes the following:
- the LOC120624017 gene encoding caseinolytic peptidase B protein homolog → MISSVRGGWRCVLEAGSARLAAVPARRCCGGAARAAAPPAGRKPRYVLGTATVGLALIAAEYVYNEKKFFKAAKVGNIQELRKQIEAARAEGQGGGAEGPADRRHALGWTALMAAAANDQPAAVRELLRLGARPDLAERYAGASAAAAAAGLHPLEALQRREDEFCGAMNARASFLGWTALHYAALADSADAARALLAAGADPTARDHAGRRALHYAREPSAARDALVEHAELWERAAAAAAAEERRRFPLEQRLRQYIVGQTAAIDSVAAAVRRKENGWADEEHPLVFLFLGSSGIGKTELAKQLARYMHRDDPAAFIRLDMSEYQEKHEVAKLIGAPPGYVGHEEGGQLTRALARRADAVVLFDEVDKAHPDVLTVLLQLFDEGRLTDGKGKLIECRNAIFVMTSNLAADEIAQYGLQLRREAEARAAQRTRALPAAPATPAPPSKPAAPAAPAAPAEQSDEQSEAREGGDGAPADEALQVSRKFKDTVVRPILKRHFGRDEFLGRINEIVYFLPFSRQELLTLVQMELAAWAHKARARHGVELRWEGGVLGALADGYDVHYGARSIKHEVERRVVNQLALAAERGAVARGCAVLLSERAGRVRLAVRAPAQRDYVPL, encoded by the exons ATGATTTCATCAGTGCGCGGCGGCTGGAGGTGCGTGCTCGAGGCGGGCTCGGCGCGGCTGGCCGCAGTGCCGGCGAGGCGTTGCTGCGGAGGCGCGGCCCGTGCAGCCGCGCCGCCCGCGGGCAGGAAGCCGCGCTACGTGCTAGGCACTGCAACCGTGGGCCTAGCGCTTATAGCTGCAGAGTATGTTTACAACG AAAAAAAGTTCTTCAAAGCAGCAAAAGTTGGAAACATACAAGAGTTAAGAAA GCAGATCGAGGCGGCGCGCGCCGAGGGGCAGGGCGGCGGGGCGGAGGGGCCGGCCGACCGGCGCCACGCGCTGGGCTGGACGGCGCTCATGGCGGCCGCCGCCAACGACCAGCCGGCCGCCGTGCGCGAGCTGCTGCGCCTGGGCGCGCGGCCCGACCTGGCGGAGCGCTACGCGGGCGCTtcggccgccgccgccgccgccggcCTGCACCCGCTGGAGGCGCTGCAGCGGCGCGAGGACGAGTTCTGCGGCGCCATGAACGCGCGCGCGTCCTTCCTGGGCTGGACGGCGCTGCACTACGCCGCGCTGGCCGACTCGGCCGACGCGGCGCGCGCGCTGCTGGCGGCCGGCGCCGACCCCACGGCGCGCGACCACGCGGGCCGGCGCGCGCTGCACTACGCGCGCGAGCCGTCCGCCGCGCGCGACGCGCTCGTGGAGCACGCGGAGCTCTGGGAGCGCGCGGCGGCCGCGGCGGCCGCGGAGGAGCGGCGCCGCTTCCCGCTGGAGCAGCGCCTCCGGCAGTACATCGTGGGCCAGACGGCCGCCATCGACAGCGTGGCGGCCGCCGTGCGCCGCAAGGAGAACGGCTGGGCCGACGAGGAGCACCCGCTCGTGTTCCTGTTCCTGGGCAGCTCCGGCATCGGCAAGACGGAGCTGGCCAAGCAGCTGGCGCGCTACATGCACCGCGACGACCCGGCCGCCTTCATCCGCCTCGACATGTCGGAGTACCAGGAGAAGCACGAGGTGGCCAAGCTCATCGGCGCGCCGCCCGGCTACGTGGGCCACGAGGAGGGCGGCCAGCTCACGCGCGCGCTGGCCCGGCGCGCCGACGCCGTGGTTCTGTTCGACGAGGTGGACAAGGCGCACCCAGACGTGCTCACGGTGCTGTTGCAGCTGTTCGACGAG GGCCGGCTGACGGATGGCAAGGGCAAGCTGATCGAGTGCAGGAACGCCATCTTCGTGATGACGTCCAACTTGGCGGCGGACGAGATCGCGCAGTACGGCCTACAGCTGCGGCGCGAGGCGGAGGCGCGCGCGGCCCAGCGGACGCGCGCGCTACCCGCCGCGCCCGCCACTCCCGCACCGCCCTCCAAACCCGCCGCACCCGCCGCACCCGCCGCACCCGCCG AGCAATCGGACGAGCAGTCCGAGGCGCGGGAGGGCGGCGACGGCGCCCCGGCGGACGAGGCGCTGCAGGTGTCGCGCAAGTTCAAGGACACGGTGGTGCGGCCCATCCTCAAGCGCCACTTCGGGCGCGACGAGTTCCTGGGCCGCATCAACGAGATCGTGTACTTCCTGCCCTTCTCGCGCCAGGAGCTGCTGACGCTGGTGCAGATGGAGCTCGCGGCCTGGGCCCACAAGGCGCGCGCGCGCCACGGCGTGGAGCTGCGCTGGGAGGGCGGCGTGCTGGGCGCGCTGGCGGACGG GTACGACGTGCACTACGGCGCGCGCTCCATCAAGCACGAGGTGGAGCGCCGCGTGGTCAACCAGCTGGCGCTGGCGGCCGAGCGCGGCGCCGTGGCGCGCGGCTGCGCCGTGCTGCTGTCCGAGCGCGCCGGCCGCGTGCGCCTGGCCGTGCGCGCGCCCGCGCAGCGCGACTACGTGCCGCTGTAG